The Triticum dicoccoides isolate Atlit2015 ecotype Zavitan chromosome 6A, WEW_v2.0, whole genome shotgun sequence genome has a window encoding:
- the LOC119314203 gene encoding VAN3-binding protein-like, whose translation MEGYLLGRTKRRDHLLLMDSAGAVQSPQTPVEPMEFLSRSWSVSALDLSKVLAVGGGRRSSNFVVDRLSGMLMPETLALAAASGAGSPKKRTCRSRSAISAHHHTIGRWFHHKDGGSRVDKARAERARVHAAVSVASVAAAVAALAAGAANPEDGEDAKMDAALASATQLLASHCIEFAELAGADHDQVASAVEGAVDVRSPGDLMTLTAAAATALRGATALRQREQREARSKAAVAPSEKAGSCGADIWCKEGTLLKRSRKGALRWKRVSVYINKRSQVIVKLKSKHIGGAFSKKKRSVVYGVHDDMPAWPPGHEPCGMPDSATAAPEKRHFGLRTAQGLVEFECESRMHKQEWVESVKNLLRQAAGGTAQLEQSFESLRLSAS comes from the exons ATGGAAGGGTACCTGTTGGGGAGGACCAAGAGGAGGGATCACCTGCTGCTCATGGACAGCGCCGGCGCAGTGCAGTCGCCGCAGACGCCGGTGGAGCCCATGGAGTTCCTGTCGCGGTCGTGGAGCGTCTCCGCGTTGGACCTATCCAAGGTGCTGGCGGTCGGCGGCGGGAGGCGGAGCTCCAACTTCGTCGTCGATCGCCTCTCCGGGATGCTCATGCCGGAGACGCTCGCGCTCGCCGCCGCTTCCGGCGCCGGCAGCCCCAAAAAGCGT ACTTGCAGGAGCAGGAGCGCCATCTCCGCGCATCATCACACGATCGGCAGGTGGTTCCACCACAAGGACGGGGGCAGCAGGGTGGACAAGGCCCGTGCCGAGCGGGCGCGCGTCCATGCGGCGGTCTCCGTGGCCAGCGTGGCCGCCGCGGTCGCTGCCCTCGCGGCGGGAGCCGCGAACCCGGAGGACGGAGAGGACGCTAAGATGGACGCCGCGCTGGCATCCGCCACCCAGCTTCTGGCCTCGCACTGCATCGAGTTTGCCGAGCTCGCCGGGGCAGACCACGACCAGGTGGCCTCCGCCGTCGAGGGCGCCGTCGACGTCCGGAGCCCCGGCGATCTCATGaccctcaccgccgccgctgccacag CTCTACGAGGAGCCACGGCGCTGAGGCAGAGAGAGCAGCGAGAGGCGAGGAGCAAAGCGGCGGTGGCGCCCTCCGAGAAGGCCGGCAGCTGCGGCGCGGACATATGGTGCAAGGAAGGGACGCTCCTCAAGCGCAGCCGGAAAGGCGCGCTGCGCTGGAAGCGAGTGTCCGTGTACATCAACAAGAGGTCGCAGGTGATCGTGAAGCTCAAGAGCAAGCACATCGGCGGCGccttctccaagaagaagaggagcgTCGTGTACGGCGTGCACGACGACATGCCGGCGTGGCCGCCGGGGCACGAGCCCTGCGGCATGCCGGACTCTGCCACGGCGGCGCCGGAGAAGCGCCACTTCGGGCTGAGGACGGCGCAGGGCCTGGTCGAGTTCGAGTGCGAGAGCAGGATGCATAAGCAGGAGTGGGTGGAGTCGGTGAAGAACCTGCTCCGGCAGGCGGCCGGCGGCACTGCTCAGCTCGAGCAGTCCTTCGAGTCGCTCAGGCTTAGCGCCTCGTAA